The following coding sequences lie in one Apium graveolens cultivar Ventura chromosome 3, ASM990537v1, whole genome shotgun sequence genomic window:
- the LOC141711810 gene encoding sugar carrier protein C-like — protein MAGDGAVSSSNGKVYPGKLTTRVVVACIVAAMGGMIFGYDLGVSGGVTSMDSFLEQFFPSVYRKQMADDSTNQYCKFDSQILTTFTSSLYVAALLSSLFVASWVTRRLGRKLSMLAGGILFCAGALINGLAQNIVMLIVGRILLGFGIGFGNQAVPLYLSEMAPSKYRGALNFCFQLSITLGILIANLVNFWFAQIEGGWGWRLSLGGAIVPALFMIVGSLFLPETPNSLIEMGKQDQAKAELLKIRGVDNVDEEFEDLVAASEASKKVEHPWRNLLQRKYRPHLVMAILIPFFQQITGINVIMFYAPVLFRTIGFGSSASLTSAVITGLVNVIATFVAIYVVDKFGRKVLFYEGGIQMIICQIIVAILIGKEFGISGDSDNLSKGYAIAIVAFICMYVAGFAWSWGPLGWLVPSEIFPLEIRSAAQSITVSVNMFFTFVIAQLFLMMLCRMKFGLFVFFAFCVVVMTVFVHYLLPETKGIPIEDMAMVWKSHAFWKSFVNDDVDDEKPKKCSP, from the exons ATGGCCGGCGATGGTGCTGTAAGCTCTAGCAACGGGAAAGTTTATCCAGGAAAGCTCACCACACGTGTTGTGGTAGCATGCATTGTTGCTGCTATGGGCGGAATGATCTTCGGTTATGATCTTGGTGTATCTG GCGGGGTGACCTCGATGGATTCGTTCTTGGAACAGTTCTTTCCATCTGTATATCGAAAACAAATGGCTGACGATTCGACCAATCAGTACTGCAAATTTGATAGTCAGATACTGACGACGTTCACTTCATCATTATACGTAGCAGCTCTATTGTCATCTCTTTTTGTGGCTTCTTGGGTCACACGAAGGCTAGGTCGAAAGCTATCTATGCTTGCGGGTGGTATTCTGTTCTGTGCTGGTGCTCTCATTAATGGTCTTGCTCAGAATATTGTCATGCTCATTGTTGGCAGGATTTTACTTGGTTTCGGTATTGGATTCGGAAATCAG GCAGTGCCACTCTACCTATCCGAAATGGCACCGTCCAAGTACAGAGGAGCCCTCAATTTTTGCTTTCAATTATCAATCACTCTAGGTATCCTCATAGCAAATCTTGTGAACTTTTGGTTTGCACAGATTGAAGGAGGTTGGGGATGGCGTTTGAGTTTAGGAGGAGCGATTGTTCCTGCTCTGTTCATGATTGTTGGATCATTGTTTCTCCCTGAAACTCCTAACTCATTGATTGAAATGGGGAAGCAAGATCAGGCTAAAGCAGAATTACTGAAAATTCGTGGTGTCGATAATGTTGACGAGGAGTTTGAAGATCTTGTTGCAGCGAGTGAAGCATCTAAGAAAGTGGAGCATCCTTGGAGAAATCTCTTGCAACGAAAGTATAGGCCACACCTTGTAATGGCTATACTTATTCCATTCTTTCAGCAAATTACTGGCATTAATGTTATCATGTTCTATGCCCCGGTTCTGTTTAGAACTATTGGTTTCGGGAGTAGCGCCTCTCTTACATCTGCTGTCATCACTGGTTTAGTAAACGTGATTGCGACTTTTGTGGCTATATATGTTGTTGATAAGTTCGGCCGGAAAGTTCTTTTCTATGAAGGAGGTATTCAGATGATTATATGCCAG ATTATTGTTGCAATCCTTATTGGCAAAGAATTTGGAATATCCGGCGACAGTGATAATTTATCCAAGGGGTATGCTATTGCTATTGTTGCTTTCATATGCATGTATGTGGCTGGATTTGCCTGGTCGTGGGGGCCTCTAGGCTGGTTAGTACCAAGTGAGATTTTTCCACTCGAAATTCGATCGGCTGCACAAAGTATTACAGTTTCAGTGAACATGTTTTTCACATTTGTCATTGCTCAACTCTTTTTGATGATGCTCTGTCGGATGAAATTTGGCCTTTTCGTGTTCTTTGCATTCTGTGTCGTAGTAATGACCGTGTTCGTGCACTACTTGTTGCCTGAGACTAAAGGTATTCCTATCGAAGATATGGCAATGGTATGGAAGTCACATGCATTCTGGAAAAGTTTCGTGAatgatgatgttgatgatgagAAGCCCAAAAAATGCTCTCCGTGA
- the LOC141713926 gene encoding uncharacterized protein LOC141713926: MNNIVKQEDKRGGLPYPSWLIQGFQEVLEDCGMCDIDLRGYPYTWERGHGTEDWVEVRLDRALMSKTFNDLFTEIKLTNLEISTSDHSPIFLEPVKITHAVISKVFRFENAWLREPMCRQIVEEVWYRHQGRPLQDKLSECATLLQVWEEEITGSFKSRILQCKKFLKSTKGMRDAQSVKQFQETSNRLNEIYNQQEVFWRQRCKHLWLKEGDQNSKYFHAATKNRRKTNQITTLVNDEGQEVGWDSGLESTMIDYFTKICAASETEWNPIFEGVSRRINQVQNESLIAQVEDNEVKRALFSMHPDKSPGPDGMSPGFNQKLWGIVGQDLVELVRNFFITGELKDGLGNTNIALIPKKKNPINMMDLRPISLCNVSYKVISKVLANRLKSMLFYLIPETQSAFIPGRLITDNIMVSYEVMHLIKRKTQCKVGWMALKLDMSKAYDRVEWSFLREMLKQMGFANHVVGLMLACVCSAKYQICHTGRRFGSIIPNRGIRQGDPLSSYLFLICMEGLSVLIKEYEKRNNLTGIQVARRAPRLTHIFFADDTYIFCKANEREADHIVDLLQIFEHASGQKINAAKSSVFFSRNTAQEFRDAICAMLRFKEAGDNMTYLGLPSMLGRNKSAMLGYLKVRMKEKVQGWDKKWLSRGGKELLLKTVAQALPNYTMSLFLLPQQLYTDMERVMNKFWWKSSNTNKGIHWMQWDRMCTKKSNGGLGFRKLQDFNVALLGKQGWRLLVKTGSLVERVFKARYYPEGSFLSANVGSNPSYIWRSIMEAQIVLKRGAVRRVGTGTTVSITKDPWLPNDDPYVHTDNEAIRDRNVDALMIPGQYAWDVDVVKDVFIDRDAKLILSIPLRDADSDCWFWKWDKKKQYTVRSAYTAIQEVKQSYIQNDSISWKKLWNAKVPLKVKHFIWSAVRNILPTKDQLLTRRVDVNDKCPVCNDEIEIVYHVLVTCSMAKQYWNDLGINTEENNSSSFDRWVNSIFQKCKIIELQEVFMVCWSLWNNKNEVIWNQRGKEYSDVCKLAKLLLNQWKNAQDKSFDHFLGFMGQEDGKERWEYPQEGKVKFNVDAAIFENSSTYCLSMVARDHRGELVVAGTSCREGRIAPDLAEALGIKEALSWIKYNLKQPAIVETDCLAVVQAIRCSSTHLSYLGRVIEECRYLISELNHRMVTLIFVKRSANKVAHFLARHNSSVADRIWSGNCVYPELYHVLNKDLVC, translated from the coding sequence ATGAATAATATTGTTAAGCAAGAAGATAAGAGAGGTGGACTTCCTTATCCATCATGGCTGATTCAAGGTTTTCAAGAAGTGTTGGAAGATTGTGGTATGTGCGATATAGATCTGAGAGGGTATCCGTATACTTGGGAACGTGGCCATGGTACCGAGGATTGGGTGGAGGTTAGATTAGATAGGGCGTTGATGTCCAAAACTTTTAATGATCTGTTTACAGAAATCAAGTTGACAAATCTGGAGATTAGCACCTCAGATCACAGTCCGATTTTTTTAGAACCAGTGAAGATCACCCATGCTGTGATTTCTAAAGTTTTCAGGTTTGAAAACGCATGGCTTCGAGAGCCAATGTGTCGTCAAattgttgaagaagtttggtatagGCATCAAGGGCGTCCTCTGCAAGATAAGTTAAGTGAATGTGCTACTCTGTTGCAAGTGTGGGAAGAAGAAATTACGGGAAGTTTCAAGAGTAGAATATTGCAGTGTAAGAAGTTTCTAAAGAGTACTAAAGGTATGAGAGACGCGCAGTCAGTGAAACAGTTTCAAGAAACCTCAAACAGATTAAATGAAATTTACAATCAACAGGAGGTTTTCTGGAGACAGAGATGTAAGCATTTGTGGTTGAAAGAGGGTGATCAGAATAGTAAATATTTTCATGCTGCAACTAAAAATCGGAGGAAAACGAATCAGATTACTACCCTTGTTAATGATGAAGGCCAAGAAGTGGGGTGGGATTCAGGTTTGGAAAGCACTATGATAGATTATTTCACTAAGATTTGTGCTGCTTCAGAAACAGAATGGAACCCAATATTTGAAGGTGTGTCGAGAAGAATAAATCAAGTACAGAATGAAAGCTTGATAGCTCAGGTCGAAGATAATGAGGTAAAACGAGCATTGTTCAGCATGCACCCCGACAAGTCTCCTGGCCCAGATGGCATGAGCCCTGGGTTTAATCAAAAGTTATGGGGTATTGTTGGTCAAGATTTGGTGGAGTTAGTTCGTAATTTCTTCATAACAGGCGAGTTGAAGGATGGTTTAGGGAATACAAACATAGCTTTAATTCCTAAGAAGAAAAATCCCATTAATATGATGGATCTTCGGCCCATATCTTTGTGTAATGTGAGTTACAAAGTCATTTCCAAGGTCCTGGCAAATAGATTGAAGTCGATGCTTTTCTATTTGATTCCTGAAACTCAAAGCGCTTTTATCCCGGGTAGATTAATAACGGATAACATCATGGTGTCTTATGAAGTGATGCATTTAATAAAGCGCAAAACTCAATGTAAAGTGGGGTGGATGGCGTTGAAATTAGATATGAGCAAAGCCTACGATCGTGTGGAGTGGAGTTTTTTGAGAGAGATGTTGAAGCAAATGGGTTTTGCAAATCATGTTGTGGGGTTGATGTTGGCTTGTGTGTGTTCAGCTAAGTATCAGATTTGCCACACAGGTAGAAGGTTTGGTTCTATAATCCCTAATCGTGGTATCCGTCAAGGAGATCCACTCTCGTCTTATTTATTCCTGATATGCATGGAAGGCTTATCTGTGCTAATTAAAGAGTATGAAAAAAGGAATAATTTGACTGGTATTCAGGTGGCTCGAAGAGCGCCTCGGTTAACCCACATATTTTTTGCCGATGACACTTATATTTTCTGTAAAGCGAATGAGAGAGAGGCAGATCATATTGTTGATTTGTTACAAATTTTTGAGCATGCTTCAGGTCAAAAGATTAATGCTGCTAAATCTTCTGTATTTTTTAGCAGAAATACTGCACAGGAATTTCGAGATGCAATATGTGCTATGCTGCGTTTCAAAGAGGCGGGTGATAATATGACTTATCTGGGTTTACCTAGTATGTTGGGGCGTAATAAATCAGCCATGCTGGGATATCTAAAAGTTCGTATGAAGGAGAAAGTGCAGGGGTGGGATAAGAAATGGTTATCGAGAGGAGGGAAGGAATTGTTGTTGAAAACTGTAGCACAGGCGTTACCTAACTACACCATGAGtctatttcttcttcctcagcAACTATATACTGATATGGAGCGAGTCATGAACAAATTTTGGTGGAAGAGTTCGAATACTAATAAGGGCATTCACTGGATGCAATGGGATCGTATGTGTACGAAGAAATCAAATGGTGGTCTGGGTTTTCGAAAATTACAAGATTTTAATGTGGCTCTTTTGGGTAAACAGGGTTGGAGATTACTTGTCAAAACAGGAAGTCTAGTTGAGAGAGTTTTTAAAGCAAGATATTATCCTGAGGGTTCTTTTTTGTCAGCCAATGTGGGTAGCAATCCCAGTTATATCTGGAGATCGATTATGGAAGCTCAGATTGTCTTGAAGCGAGGGGCTGTTCGTCGAGTGGGCACAGGTACAACAGTCAGCATAACCAAAGATCCTTGGCTTCCTAACGATGATCCTTATGTCCACACAGATAATGAAGCTATCAGGGATAGGAATGTTGATGCTCTGATGATACCAGGACAGTATGCTTGGGATGTCGATGTTGTAAAGGATGTCTTTATTGATAGAGATGCTAAGCTCATTCTGTCTATACCGTTGAGAGATGCTGATTCAGATTGCTGGTTCTGGAAATGGGATAAAAAGAAGCAATATACAGTGCGTTCAGCTTATACAGCAATTCAAGAAGTCAAGCAAAGTTACATCCAGAATGATAGTATCTCATGGAAGAAGCTGTGGAATGCTAAAGTGCCTTTGAAGGTAAAGCATTTTATATGGAGTGCAGTTCGTAATATACTACCTACGAAGGACCAGTTATTGACTAGAAGGGTCGATGTCAATGATAAATGTCCGGTGTGTAATGATGAAATAGAAATAGTGTACCACGTTCTGGTAACATGCTCAATGGCAAAGCAATATTGGAATGATTTAGGCATTAATACTGAGGAGAATAATAGTTCAAGCTTCGACAGGTGGGTAAACTCAATTTTTCAGAAATGTAAGATTATAGAATTGCAGGAGGTGTTTATGGTTTGCTGGTCTCTTTGGAATAATAAAAACGAGGTGATATGGAATCAACGTGGAAAGGAGTACTCAGATGTTTGTAAATTGGCAAAGCTCTTACTTAACCAATGGAAGAATGCTCAAGATAAGTCGTTCGATCATTTTCTTGGTTTTATGGGCCAAGAAGACGGCAAAGAGCGTTGGGAGTATCCACAGGAAGGTAAGGTTAAGTTTAACGTCGATGCAGCAATATTTGAAAACTCTTCTACATATTGTTTATCCATGGTTGCTCGAGATCATAGAGGCGAACTGGTAGTTGCTGGAACTAGTTGCAGGGAAGGTCGTATAGCTCCTGACTTGGCCGAGGCTCTGGGTATCAAAGAAGCTTTGAGTTGGATCAAATATAATCTAAAGCAACCGGCGATAGTGGAGACTGATTGTTTAGCAGTGGTACAAGCAATTCGGTGCTCTTCAACCCATCTGTCTTATCTGGGCAGAGTTATAGAGGAGTGTAggtatttaatttcagagttaAATCATCGTATGGTGACGTTAATTTTTGTTAAACGATCCGCGAACAAAGTGGCTCACTTCTTAGCGAGGCACAATAGTTCTGTAGCTGATCGTATATGGAGTGGGAATTGTGTTTACCCAGAACTCTATCATGTACTGAACAAGGATTTGGTTTGTTAA